The Elusimicrobiaceae bacterium nucleotide sequence CTCGGGCCGGGTGTACTGCGGGGCTTCCAAAAGCCCTTCCTCAAACGATTCGGAAACAGTCACATCTTGTTTTTTGAAAGTCCCCGGCACGAGCCGCGTGATTGCATCTATCATCACAGCCGCTGCCAGTTCGCCGCCGGTGAGAATAAAGTCCCCCAGCGATACTTCCATGTCCATTTCGGGATACACGCGCTCGTCTATCCCCTCATAATGTCCGCAAACGAAAATCAGGTGTTTCTTTTTGGCTAGTTCTTTAGCTAAGCTCTGCGTGAACTTCTGTCCGCGCGGACTTGTCAAAATAACCACCGAGTTTTTTTTGCGAAGTTTCTTAATAGCTTGGTAGAGCGGTTCTGCTTTCATCAGCATTCCGGGTCCGCCCCCGTAGGGTCTGTCGTCTAAGGTTTTGTGCTTATCGTCGGTAAAATCGCGCGGGTTGGTAAACCCAAGCTCTATAATACCGGCTTTGCGTGCTCTGCCTACGATGCTCTGGCCCAAAGGACCATCTATCATATCGGCAAAAGCGGTGACGACGTCTACCTTCAGCATTAGTCTTCCAATTTGAGCGTGACTTTCACGTTCTTTTTTGCTGCTGCGGCGCTAAGCACCGTACGTACAGCTTTAATGATACAGCCGTCTTTACCA carries:
- the trmD gene encoding tRNA (guanosine(37)-N1)-methyltransferase TrmD → MLKVDVVTAFADMIDGPLGQSIVGRARKAGIIELGFTNPRDFTDDKHKTLDDRPYGGGPGMLMKAEPLYQAIKKLRKKNSVVILTSPRGQKFTQSLAKELAKKKHLIFVCGHYEGIDERVYPEMDMEVSLGDFILTGGELAAAVMIDAITRLVPGTFKKQDVTVSESFEEGLLEAPQYTRPEVWRGKKVPEILLSGHHAEMEKWKREQALELTKKYRPDLLTTSQAKKATTKKGVKKTPKKTTK